The DNA sequence CCAAGTGTGTGTGTATTTACAGTGCTACTTTGTCACCATCAGTCTCGAAATAGTCTTCGAGTTCTATAGATTAAAATCAAGTTTGATGATCAAATCCaagaatattttttcttatttgaaaggacaaaACTAAAATATTTCAAGCATAAACCATGAGGGCTAATCATAGACATTTGTTTAGATATTAATTTTACTTGAGGAGGAACCACCTTCTTCATATTGGTATATCCTTAATCACATACAGCTgggtgaaatatttttaaactgTTTTTCTTTTCACAGTCATCAAAAATGACATGTTCTCAACACCATAATACAGCCCCCTATTatatatcgatatattgattcaTCCTTACACCATAAcctgataggtgtttgattcccCTGGTCTGTATTTCatcttcataaaaaaaatcacacatgtatatgtttctTTTCAGTTTATTAAACACTGCCATATTTCTAAAAGTGACAGACTTTCAATTTATGAAAATACTTAATTGCAATGAGTTTTGAAAATTGCGAATTGAATTCAGTGACAGAAGGAAAGTCTTCTATATGTACACGTGTATTTTCAATAATGATAAAAGAACCAAGGTCACATTCAGCACAATGTCAAAAGTTAAAACTGATAACAGAAAGTAATGACCCAAGTCCCCACTCCTGTGAGATCCACCCACTGATCCCTATACTTCCTCCATATCTTCATCGTCCTCTTCCTGGATTACTTGTACCATCTTCTTCTCTAGTTTCTTGGCACGGGCTACAGAGACAAGAAACAAATTAgctggattttttttcttcaatatctTCCTTCTGCAATTTGTAATATTATCGTTGGTTTACATTGATCACATGACAACCACATACATTCCAAGCAGTTGGTGGTAGCCACTGGTTTTTGTTCCCAGTGAAACGGATGAGTTATTTCCCATGTCACATTTAATTCAGTTAACATTTCTATATGTAGGCCACTTAAGAATACAAGACCTCTCATCTGAATGACTGTACACGGGTACCATCCCTCAGTACCTCTGCATTCCAGCCACCTTTCTTGCCTATGCAATACTGTTTtaaacagtattgtacatcTTCAATATTTCCATGATCCAATTTCAGATGAATATGAAAGATTACATGCAACATATTTCGTATCATAACAGTTTAAATTGGATCATACTGTTTAAATTGTACACCCCCACCCCGGCCCTTAAATGGAAATTAAACATAATCTGTACCCTGTTATTTAATATAAGAATAAGACAAACCTGCTGGTGCTCTGATTAAGTGTATGTTTGTTTCAAACTCCTTCACATCAGCTTCCTTCCTGAGTTCTTTGCCCTTCTTTAGTCTGAAAAATGAAGATTACCCCCCATGAGTAAGATTGTAGGCTTTTACCATATTTTATTAggatatgataataaaatacaAGTACCACTTACCTGTTCAGGATGAACTGATTTTGTCTCCTCACTCGGATCTCTTCAATTCTCTTCATTGCTTTTACTGCAATGGCAaacatcaaaaaaaaaattatcaacatttttattccTGAACAGGGAATGGAAGAAAATTTGGACATCCCAGTCACTCTTGACTAGGTGAGTGAAACTTACAGCCATGAATACAATGTTTACACATCCTTTTGAAAACATTACTTGCCCACCAAACTGTTGTGGTGTTAAGCTAGAGAGTTTTATGAATACAGGATTCCCTGGGTTCTTGCATTGTATGccagttggttttttttttaacccctAACAGTTCCTCCTGTGAGCCAGCATGCTCAGACATGTTATTGCACAAGTGCACTGGACTCCCATTCCTTGTTATTCTGTGTTGCAGAAACTATTGTTATTAATTAAATACAGCATCCCATGTCCAGGCTTTCCAAGACATCACTCAAAATGGTCCATTAAGACAATGCAATAACCCCAACCAATAGCTAATATGCTGGTCAGTCAACTGATTAGCAAGTTTAAAGGTCCAATGCCTTTGGCATGTATACACTGGATCTTGGTGTTTGGAAACACAGCATAATTTAATGGTGAAACAAAAGTCTAATTATCGGTAATTAATTTTTCATCACAAATTCCAACTTACTGAGgaagtgaaatattttgaagaatattctattatttcttATTCCAAGTACGTACATGATGTCTGCCACAACTCTCTATCGTATTTGACAGGTACATTTCTGCGTTTCTCGAATTCCAGTGATGGGTCCACAGCAAGCTCTTTTCCAGCAGCCTTCCTGAATGCTTTTGTCCATTTAGCTTTTCTtgggtttctcttgtttttaaatGCTTTGTGACATTTTGAACGACAGAATCTGAAAATCTAGAACGAGTTTAAGACTTTTAATAAAAAGTCCTTTCATGAACCTTAATGACAAATTCCCTCTTAATCTGAGATTCCTCcaactcttacccccgcttttatattgtgatgtGTCGGAGAGAAATCTCGGATTAATTAAATGAAGTAAGAGAAGCGTTCAGCCGTTCAAAGACAAAAATATcacattttcagaaatgaataatacatatatttgtgaCTTAAACACATGGACTTTTTTGTTCTTAAACTCTAGTTGAGCTAGGGAATGGTGGAAGGAGAACGTAGTTTAATGGTGTTTAGCTGTGATATGATTAGCTGACGCGCGTGTCTGAAATTCTTAAGAGAACGTGCTCTCCTCGCAACTTGTAAAAcgcataaaaatacaaaaagagAACAACCAACCTTACAGTCGTTACGAACAAATTGTATTCCGTGACCTGGGTAGACGGTGGAAGAACAGAAATAGCACTTTTCTAAACGCATGTTGTTAACCCGTCTTTCACCACCACCATATTGTTTTGAAAGGAAATTGCGTCACGTGGGATTGGGTAAACTGTGTCGCGATGGTGGGATAGTGTAAATATGG is a window from the Ostrea edulis chromosome 5, xbOstEdul1.1, whole genome shotgun sequence genome containing:
- the LOC125650826 gene encoding probable ribosome biogenesis protein RLP24, whose protein sequence is MRLEKCYFCSSTVYPGHGIQFVRNDCKIFRFCRSKCHKAFKNKRNPRKAKWTKAFRKAAGKELAVDPSLEFEKRRNVPVKYDRELWQTSLKAMKRIEEIRVRRQNQFILNRLKKGKELRKEADVKEFETNIHLIRAPAARAKKLEKKMVQVIQEEDDEDMEEV